One genomic window of Tenacibaculum tangerinum includes the following:
- a CDS encoding DUF3127 domain-containing protein — MEVIGKIKLINETQTFGSNGFRKREMVVTTDEQYPQMILIEFIQDKCDLLNNYQVGQDVKVSINLRGREWINPQGEAKYFNSIQGWRIENLAQAAPQNIPPADQFEPAPDLSENEPDDLPF, encoded by the coding sequence ATGGAAGTAATAGGAAAAATTAAATTAATTAACGAGACACAAACATTTGGTTCTAACGGGTTTAGAAAACGTGAAATGGTAGTAACTACCGATGAACAATATCCTCAAATGATATTAATTGAGTTTATTCAAGATAAATGTGATTTATTAAACAATTATCAAGTAGGACAAGATGTAAAGGTTTCTATTAATTTAAGAGGAAGAGAATGGATTAACCCACAAGGTGAAGCAAAGTATTTTAACTCTATTCAAGGATGGAGAATAGAAAATTTAGCGCAAGCTGCTCCTCAAAACATTCCGCCAGCCGATCAGTTTGAGCCAGCTCCTGATTTGTCTGAAAATGAACCAGATGATTTACCTTTCTAA
- a CDS encoding flavin reductase family protein yields MLSINPKEIPTSKLHGYLLGAVAPRPIAFASTIDADGNPNLSPFSFFNVFGANPPIMIFSPARSVRGNKTKHTLDNAEATKEVVINIVNYAMVQQMSLSSTMYPKGVNEFIKAGFTMLPSDEVKPFRVAESPVQFECKVKDIIYTGEEGGAGNLIVCEVVKLHVKEEVLAEDGSIDQYKIDLVARAGGSYYSRARDGFFEIPKPLSTLGIGVDQIPTEIRNSTILTGNNLGMLGNVEQLPTEEAVNNFAKEHAQFVGISTEKKHTFAQEYLQNNDVESAWKVLLIK; encoded by the coding sequence ATGTTATCAATAAACCCTAAAGAGATACCAACTTCTAAGCTGCATGGATACTTATTAGGAGCTGTGGCTCCAAGACCTATTGCTTTTGCAAGTACTATAGATGCAGACGGAAATCCAAATTTATCACCATTTAGTTTCTTTAACGTATTTGGAGCGAACCCTCCCATTATGATTTTCTCTCCTGCACGTAGCGTAAGGGGTAATAAAACAAAACATACCTTAGATAATGCTGAAGCAACCAAAGAAGTAGTGATTAATATTGTAAACTACGCCATGGTGCAACAAATGTCGTTGAGTAGTACCATGTATCCAAAAGGGGTAAACGAATTTATAAAAGCTGGTTTTACCATGTTGCCTTCAGATGAAGTAAAGCCGTTTAGAGTCGCTGAGTCTCCCGTGCAATTTGAATGTAAAGTAAAAGATATAATTTACACAGGAGAAGAAGGCGGAGCAGGGAACTTAATTGTATGTGAAGTGGTAAAATTACACGTTAAGGAAGAAGTGCTCGCCGAAGATGGAAGTATAGACCAGTATAAAATAGATTTAGTAGCCAGAGCAGGAGGAAGTTATTACAGTAGAGCTAGAGATGGTTTTTTTGAAATACCCAAACCGTTAAGTACCCTAGGGATTGGGGTAGACCAAATACCTACAGAAATAAGAAACAGTACCATATTAACAGGCAATAATTTAGGCATGTTAGGCAATGTAGAACAGTTACCCACAGAAGAAGCTGTTAATAACTTTGCAAAAGAACATGCGCAATTTGTGGGGATTTCAACTGAAAAAAAACATACTTTTGCACAAGAGTATTTACAAAATAATGATGTAGAAAGTGCTTGGAAAGTACTTTTGATTAAATAG
- the greA gene encoding transcription elongation factor GreA, with the protein MSNVSYYTEEGLKKLKNELAHLEQVERPRVSQEIADARDKGDLSENAEYHAAKEEQSLLETKIAKLKNVVANARIIDESQLDLSKILIHSIVKIKNTVNGMEFTYTLVADSESDVRNGKLSVNSPIGKGLLGKKVGDIAEIQVPNGIMKFEVMEISR; encoded by the coding sequence ATGAGTAATGTATCATATTATACAGAAGAAGGATTAAAGAAATTAAAGAACGAGTTAGCACATTTAGAACAAGTAGAAAGACCACGTGTTTCTCAAGAAATTGCAGATGCTCGTGATAAAGGAGATTTGAGCGAGAATGCAGAGTATCATGCTGCCAAAGAAGAACAGTCGTTATTAGAAACCAAAATAGCAAAGCTAAAAAACGTAGTTGCCAATGCTCGTATTATTGATGAAAGTCAATTAGATTTGTCAAAAATCTTAATTCATTCTATTGTTAAAATTAAAAATACAGTGAACGGAATGGAGTTTACCTATACCTTGGTAGCAGATAGCGAAAGTGATGTAAGAAACGGTAAATTATCTGTAAACTCACCAATTGGTAAAGGTTTGCTAGGTAAAAAAGTAGGTGATATTGCCGAAATACAAGTACCTAACGGAATTATGAAATTTGAAGTTATGGAAATTTCTCGATAA
- a CDS encoding sensor histidine kinase: MAFFTNTYWVKRIAISISLLTVLFILWNTYVFFQKFKKDERAKMEIYATAIKEVASSPNSDGNFNLVNKVYETIENIPSIMVGKDGKIKQFHNLDSVKSTNPAYLQKQLSIMKNQNEPIAIEYLGIKEYIYYRNSDLLYKLKYYPLALVLILGLFLTILYMVYKSSKVAEQNKLWTGMAKETAHQIGTPLSSLLGWITILRTENVNSDYVDEIEKDVKRLNTIANRFSKIGSLPELKKHNIVSVTKIAFDYLQNRSSKQISFSFSTEAEEIFTNLNSELYGWVIENLLKNAIDAMQGKGSLSVGISENSKNVKIRISDTGKGIPKSQFTQIFTPGFTTKKRGWGLGLSLSKRIIEDYHNGKIHVLKSELGKGTTFEILLNKV; the protein is encoded by the coding sequence ATGGCTTTTTTTACAAATACGTATTGGGTAAAACGAATTGCAATTAGCATCTCTTTACTTACCGTTTTATTTATTTTATGGAATACTTATGTGTTTTTCCAAAAATTTAAAAAAGATGAGCGTGCTAAAATGGAGATTTATGCTACCGCAATTAAAGAAGTAGCTTCTAGCCCTAATTCTGATGGTAATTTTAATTTAGTAAACAAAGTTTATGAAACCATAGAGAATATTCCCTCTATTATGGTGGGTAAAGACGGAAAAATAAAACAGTTTCATAACTTAGACTCTGTAAAATCTACAAACCCTGCATACCTTCAGAAGCAATTGAGTATTATGAAAAATCAAAATGAACCAATTGCCATAGAGTACTTAGGAATTAAAGAGTATATTTATTATAGAAATTCAGACCTTTTATACAAACTTAAATACTATCCGCTTGCCTTAGTTTTAATACTAGGACTATTTCTTACCATTTTATACATGGTATACAAGTCTAGCAAAGTTGCCGAACAAAACAAATTGTGGACCGGTATGGCGAAAGAAACAGCACATCAAATCGGAACACCACTTTCTTCATTATTGGGTTGGATAACTATTTTACGTACTGAAAATGTTAATAGTGATTATGTTGACGAGATTGAAAAAGATGTAAAACGCTTAAATACGATTGCGAATCGTTTTTCTAAAATAGGTTCACTACCAGAATTAAAAAAGCACAATATCGTTTCGGTTACCAAAATTGCTTTTGATTACTTACAAAATAGAAGTTCTAAACAGATATCTTTTTCTTTTAGTACTGAAGCAGAAGAAATTTTTACAAACCTAAACTCAGAACTTTACGGGTGGGTTATAGAAAACCTGCTAAAAAATGCTATTGATGCTATGCAAGGCAAAGGAAGCTTATCTGTGGGCATTAGTGAAAATTCTAAAAATGTGAAAATTAGAATTTCAGACACGGGTAAAGGAATTCCTAAATCACAATTTACACAAATATTTACACCAGGTTTTACGACAAAAAAACGTGGTTGGGGACTCGGATTATCGCTCTCTAAGCGCATTATTGAAGATTATCACAACGGAAAAATACACGTACTCAAATCAGAACTAGGCAAAGGAACTACTTTTGAAATCTTATTGAATAAGGTTTAG
- a CDS encoding DUF1456 family protein: protein MGLTNNDIFKKLRVAHKLRDTDIIEICALVDFKVSKSEINAIFRKEDHPKYMECGDQFLRNFLNGLIIHLRGPMPEKK, encoded by the coding sequence ATGGGACTAACTAACAACGATATTTTTAAAAAATTACGAGTGGCACACAAATTAAGAGATACAGATATTATTGAAATTTGTGCGTTGGTTGATTTTAAAGTTTCTAAATCGGAAATTAACGCTATTTTCCGCAAAGAAGATCATCCTAAATATATGGAGTGTGGCGACCAGTTTTTACGAAACTTTTTAAATGGGTTAATAATTCATTTAAGAGGACCAATGCCTGAGAAAAAATAA
- a CDS encoding M3 family metallopeptidase — MNPLLQDFNTPPFSQIKEEDYKPAIKKAIQIAKDEIDAIVKNVEAPTFENTTVALDNTGNTLDRVTAIFFNLNSAETNEEIQKIAKDISPWLSEFRNDMILNEGLFTRVKAVYDQLSELNLTPEQEILLDKQYKSFARNGANLKEADKAELRKIDAELAKLSLQFGEHVLAETNAFELLITNEAKLAGLPESAKEAAKELANSKGKEGWMITLDYPSYIPFMTYADTRELRKELAIAFGKKGFQQNDYNNEQIVKDIVTLRHKRANLLGYKTHAHFVLEERMAETPEKVITFLNELLEKAKPAAQREFTNLEAYAKKLDGIDQLQKWDGAYYAEKLKKELFNLDQELLKPYFKLENVIDGVFTIANKLYNLQFEEIDTIDKYHEDVKTYTVTDTNGDFVSYLYADFHPRQGKRDGAWMTSYKSQYKSTGTNERPQVSIVCNFTKPTKTKPSLLTFNEVTTLFHEFGHALHGMLANTTYKSLSGTSVSWDFVELPSQVLENWCYEKEALELFAKHYETGEVIPMEYVEKIKESASFHEGMQTLRQVSFGLLDMSWHSGNAPENIASVKEFEMNAFAATKLYPDVAENCMSTSFSHIFQGGYSAGYYSYKWAEVLDADAFEYFKEKGIFNKEVANKFKDNVLSKGGTEEPMELYKRFRGRAPKPDALLKRAGLIDKN; from the coding sequence ATGAATCCACTTTTACAAGACTTTAATACCCCTCCTTTTTCTCAAATCAAAGAAGAAGATTATAAACCTGCTATCAAAAAAGCCATACAAATTGCAAAGGACGAAATTGATGCCATTGTTAAAAATGTTGAAGCTCCAACTTTTGAAAACACAACTGTTGCTTTAGATAATACAGGGAATACATTAGACAGGGTTACTGCTATCTTTTTTAATTTAAACTCTGCGGAAACCAATGAAGAAATTCAAAAAATAGCAAAAGATATTTCGCCTTGGTTGAGTGAGTTCAGAAACGATATGATTTTAAATGAAGGATTGTTTACACGTGTTAAAGCGGTATACGATCAACTTTCTGAGTTAAACTTAACTCCAGAGCAAGAAATACTACTCGATAAGCAGTATAAAAGTTTTGCACGCAACGGAGCCAATTTAAAAGAAGCTGACAAAGCTGAGCTTCGTAAAATTGATGCTGAGTTGGCTAAATTATCGTTACAGTTTGGAGAGCATGTATTGGCAGAAACCAATGCTTTTGAGTTATTGATAACCAACGAAGCTAAATTAGCAGGCTTGCCAGAAAGTGCCAAAGAAGCTGCCAAAGAGCTTGCAAATTCAAAAGGTAAAGAGGGTTGGATGATTACCTTAGATTACCCAAGTTACATACCTTTTATGACCTATGCTGATACTAGAGAATTGAGAAAAGAATTAGCTATTGCTTTTGGTAAAAAAGGATTTCAGCAAAATGACTATAACAATGAGCAAATTGTAAAAGACATTGTTACTTTACGTCATAAACGTGCCAACCTACTGGGTTATAAAACCCACGCTCATTTTGTATTAGAAGAGCGCATGGCTGAAACTCCTGAAAAAGTGATAACGTTTTTAAACGAACTACTAGAAAAAGCGAAACCTGCGGCTCAACGTGAGTTTACTAATTTAGAAGCCTACGCTAAAAAATTAGACGGAATTGACCAATTACAAAAATGGGACGGTGCTTACTACGCTGAAAAACTAAAGAAAGAGTTATTCAATCTAGATCAAGAGTTACTCAAACCCTATTTTAAATTAGAAAATGTAATTGATGGGGTATTTACCATTGCTAACAAATTGTATAACTTACAGTTTGAAGAAATTGATACTATTGACAAGTATCATGAAGATGTTAAAACTTATACGGTAACAGATACGAATGGGGATTTTGTTTCGTATTTGTATGCTGATTTTCATCCTAGACAAGGAAAACGTGATGGTGCTTGGATGACTTCTTATAAATCACAATATAAGAGTACTGGTACGAACGAAAGGCCGCAAGTCTCTATCGTTTGTAACTTTACCAAGCCTACCAAAACAAAACCGTCGTTACTAACTTTTAACGAAGTTACTACCCTATTCCACGAATTTGGTCATGCCTTACATGGTATGTTGGCAAACACCACCTATAAAAGCTTATCCGGAACTTCTGTTTCTTGGGATTTTGTAGAGCTACCGAGTCAAGTATTAGAAAACTGGTGTTACGAAAAAGAAGCCTTAGAATTGTTCGCAAAACATTACGAAACCGGCGAAGTTATTCCGATGGAATATGTTGAAAAAATTAAAGAATCTGCTAGTTTTCACGAAGGAATGCAAACCTTACGTCAAGTAAGTTTTGGGTTGTTAGATATGTCTTGGCATTCTGGAAATGCTCCTGAAAACATAGCTTCAGTAAAAGAATTTGAAATGAATGCTTTTGCTGCAACGAAACTATATCCAGACGTAGCAGAAAACTGTATGAGCACCTCTTTTTCTCATATTTTTCAAGGAGGATATTCTGCTGGATATTATTCTTATAAATGGGCAGAAGTTTTGGATGCTGATGCTTTTGAATATTTTAAAGAAAAAGGTATTTTTAACAAAGAGGTTGCCAATAAATTTAAAGATAATGTATTGTCTAAAGGTGGCACAGAAGAACCTATGGAATTATACAAACGCTTTAGAGGAAGAGCGCCAAAACCTGATGCTTTGTTAAAACGTGCTGGGTTGATTGACAAAAATTAA
- a CDS encoding HIT family protein: MASIFTKIINGEIPSYKIAEDDNYFAFLDINPNAKGHTLVIPKREENKLFDLSKEEYDGLMSFSYRVAKAIEKTIPCERVGMSVIGLEVPHVHVHLIPLQTMEDIRFVKKEKLTNEEFVAVAEGIAKNFE; this comes from the coding sequence ATGGCAAGTATTTTTACAAAGATTATAAACGGAGAAATTCCATCGTACAAAATAGCTGAAGATGATAACTATTTTGCTTTTTTAGATATCAATCCAAATGCAAAAGGACATACGTTAGTAATTCCTAAACGTGAAGAAAATAAACTATTTGATTTATCAAAAGAAGAGTATGACGGATTAATGTCTTTCTCTTACAGAGTAGCAAAAGCGATTGAAAAAACGATTCCGTGCGAACGTGTAGGAATGAGTGTAATTGGTTTAGAAGTACCTCATGTACACGTACACTTAATTCCGTTACAAACCATGGAGGATATCCGATTTGTAAAGAAAGAAAAGTTAACAAACGAAGAGTTTGTAGCTGTTGCTGAAGGGATTGCTAAGAATTTTGAGTAA
- the purE gene encoding 5-(carboxyamino)imidazole ribonucleotide mutase, which translates to MVGIIMGSDSDLPIMQEAINILESFDIQVEVDIVSAHRTPEKLFDYANNAHKRGVKVIVAGAGGAAHLPGMVASMSPLPVIGVPVKSRNSIDGWDSVLSILQMPGGVPVATVALDGAKNAGILAAQIIGASDKCVLDKIIAYKEGLKIKVEKASERVRKQ; encoded by the coding sequence ATGGTAGGAATAATTATGGGAAGCGATTCAGATCTTCCAATCATGCAAGAAGCAATTAATATTTTAGAGAGTTTTGATATTCAAGTAGAAGTAGATATTGTATCTGCACACCGAACTCCAGAAAAATTATTCGATTACGCTAACAATGCACACAAACGTGGTGTAAAAGTAATTGTTGCTGGTGCTGGAGGTGCGGCTCATTTACCTGGAATGGTAGCGAGTATGAGTCCGTTACCCGTAATTGGAGTTCCTGTAAAAAGTAGAAATTCCATTGATGGTTGGGATTCTGTCTTATCCATTCTTCAAATGCCAGGAGGCGTTCCTGTGGCTACAGTGGCTTTAGACGGAGCTAAAAATGCAGGAATCTTAGCTGCACAAATTATTGGAGCTTCTGACAAATGTGTGTTAGATAAAATCATCGCTTATAAAGAAGGCTTAAAAATAAAAGTTGAAAAAGCTTCTGAAAGAGTACGTAAACAATAA
- a CDS encoding glycosyltransferase, translating into MQQLLIIGYVWIEKTTGAGNRMLQLLNVFKKQNYTITFATPAQKTENSLNLTELGVQEQSIELNSPTFDDFVSKLKPDVVLFDRFMMEEQFGWRVAEYCPKALRILDTEDLHFLRKTRHVQLKKGESFSTKALLQSDEAKREIAAILRCDMSLIISSYEIQLLKEVFNIDEALLYHFPFLLNRINEKAIENWMPFEERAHFVFVGNFFHAPNVDAVLQLKTIWKNIRKKLPNAELHIYGAYVTQQIQQLHKPKEGFIIKGFVENALAVVQSARVVLAPIRFGAGIKGKLTEAMECGTPSVTTQIGAEGMHGSLPWNGVVENDFKEFADKAVRLYTDKNLWLESQQNGVNMINSLYDKEKLAASFLNRLKKIQENLEVHRTQNFLGSMLQLQTLQATKFMSKWIEEKNK; encoded by the coding sequence ATGCAACAACTGTTAATAATTGGGTACGTTTGGATAGAAAAAACTACGGGAGCTGGGAATCGAATGTTACAGTTGCTCAACGTTTTTAAAAAGCAGAACTACACCATTACGTTTGCGACCCCTGCCCAAAAAACGGAAAACTCTTTAAATCTAACCGAATTAGGAGTTCAAGAGCAATCTATTGAACTAAATTCACCTACTTTTGATGATTTTGTTAGCAAACTAAAACCTGATGTTGTGTTATTCGATCGCTTTATGATGGAAGAACAATTCGGTTGGCGTGTTGCTGAATATTGTCCCAAAGCTTTGCGGATTTTAGATACGGAAGACTTGCATTTTTTACGTAAAACGCGTCATGTACAATTAAAAAAAGGAGAATCTTTTTCTACAAAAGCATTGTTGCAATCGGACGAAGCGAAGCGAGAAATAGCGGCTATACTACGTTGTGATATGAGTTTGATTATATCCTCTTATGAAATCCAATTGTTGAAAGAAGTTTTTAATATTGATGAAGCGTTGCTTTATCATTTTCCTTTTTTATTGAATAGGATTAATGAAAAGGCAATTGAAAACTGGATGCCATTTGAAGAACGAGCACATTTTGTCTTTGTAGGAAACTTTTTTCATGCACCCAATGTCGATGCTGTTTTACAATTAAAAACCATTTGGAAAAATATTAGGAAGAAATTACCCAATGCAGAATTGCATATTTACGGGGCCTATGTTACGCAGCAAATTCAGCAATTGCATAAACCAAAAGAAGGATTTATAATTAAAGGTTTTGTAGAAAATGCGTTAGCGGTGGTTCAAAGTGCTAGAGTAGTGCTTGCTCCCATTCGTTTTGGAGCAGGAATTAAAGGGAAGTTAACCGAAGCGATGGAGTGCGGAACGCCCTCTGTAACTACTCAAATAGGTGCAGAAGGAATGCACGGCAGCTTGCCTTGGAATGGGGTTGTTGAAAATGATTTTAAAGAGTTTGCGGATAAAGCAGTAAGATTGTATACTGATAAAAACCTTTGGTTGGAATCGCAGCAAAACGGAGTTAACATGATCAACTCACTATATGATAAAGAAAAATTAGCCGCTTCTTTTTTAAATAGGTTGAAAAAAATCCAAGAAAATCTTGAGGTACATCGCACACAAAATTTTTTAGGAAGCATGTTACAACTTCAAACCCTACAAGCTACAAAGTTTATGAGTAAGTGGATTGAAGAGAAGAATAAGTAA
- a CDS encoding carboxypeptidase-like regulatory domain-containing protein, which translates to MKKGLILLLLLVSSISFSQIVIKGSVVSERNEPLEGASVYFNNTTKGTITNAEGKFELKIKEGYYTLVISFLGYATKQLLITPQSKNKNLHITLKEDSSVLNEVVIRKTIYDDNWKYNLTRFKQTFLGRTKLAQTCKIVNEKDLHFEYSTKTNTLTAFARKPLTIKHQGLGYIITYDLVDFTLKEDRLFFSGFARYKNLRKNIRRKWKQNRLEAYNGSQMHFLRSLTSKKLKEDGFVVNQFKRVPNSDRPSEEKIKFAREFFKLYSRSVNLSKKITHPKTTLDSVIVTLQKAKLPKYRDYLYQKNVPYEDIITYDNKTPYLSFKDYLMVIYTQEPEEENYVIGMFGKRRKANGVQTSNIVLLEGKAQIDIQGVLMNPEAVFNEGYWGFEAFANMLPLDYQPTKN; encoded by the coding sequence ATGAAAAAGGGACTCATTCTTTTACTGCTTTTGGTAAGCTCAATATCGTTTTCTCAGATTGTAATTAAAGGAAGTGTAGTATCAGAAAGGAACGAACCCTTAGAAGGAGCTTCTGTTTACTTTAACAATACCACCAAAGGCACCATAACGAATGCTGAAGGGAAATTTGAATTAAAAATTAAAGAGGGATATTACACCCTCGTTATTTCTTTTTTAGGGTATGCAACCAAACAACTTTTAATTACCCCACAAAGCAAAAACAAAAACCTACATATTACACTTAAAGAAGATAGCAGTGTTTTAAATGAAGTGGTCATTAGAAAAACCATTTATGATGATAACTGGAAATATAATTTAACACGTTTTAAGCAAACTTTTTTAGGAAGAACAAAACTCGCACAAACCTGCAAAATAGTAAACGAAAAAGACTTGCACTTTGAGTATAGTACCAAAACCAATACACTAACAGCATTTGCTAGAAAACCGCTTACAATTAAACATCAAGGTTTAGGTTATATCATTACCTATGATTTGGTTGATTTTACCCTAAAAGAAGACCGATTATTTTTTAGCGGATTTGCACGTTATAAAAACCTTCGAAAGAACATTAGAAGAAAGTGGAAACAAAACAGGCTTGAAGCTTATAACGGTTCGCAAATGCATTTTTTAAGAAGTTTGACTTCAAAAAAGCTTAAAGAAGATGGTTTTGTAGTCAATCAGTTCAAAAGAGTACCAAACTCCGATAGACCTTCTGAAGAAAAAATAAAATTTGCTAGAGAGTTTTTTAAGCTCTATAGTAGATCTGTCAATTTATCTAAAAAAATCACCCATCCAAAAACTACGTTAGATAGTGTAATCGTTACCCTTCAAAAAGCAAAACTCCCCAAATATCGAGATTACCTATATCAAAAAAACGTTCCTTATGAAGATATCATTACCTACGATAACAAAACACCCTATTTGAGTTTTAAAGATTACTTAATGGTTATTTACACTCAAGAACCAGAGGAAGAAAATTATGTAATCGGAATGTTTGGAAAACGTAGAAAAGCCAATGGTGTGCAAACCTCAAATATTGTTTTATTAGAAGGAAAAGCCCAAATAGATATCCAAGGGGTTCTTATGAATCCTGAGGCTGTATTCAATGAAGGGTACTGGGGCTTTGAGGCTTTTGCGAATATGTTACCTTTAGATTATCAACCCACTAAAAACTAA
- a CDS encoding Rieske 2Fe-2S domain-containing protein, with translation MNAIIDLSLPEFSGLLVPGGESQNVIQGRNVFIFRTGASGYRAFDQQCPEQNCSSLMTFNGVEISCPCDDKKYNYLSGGAPLDGKGCNALLYFVTPISNNQLRISR, from the coding sequence ATGAATGCGATTATCGATTTATCGCTACCTGAATTTAGTGGACTATTGGTTCCTGGCGGAGAGTCGCAAAATGTAATACAAGGAAGAAATGTTTTTATTTTTAGAACAGGAGCTTCTGGCTACAGAGCTTTTGACCAACAATGTCCTGAGCAAAACTGTAGCTCTTTAATGACTTTTAATGGAGTAGAAATTAGTTGCCCTTGCGACGACAAAAAGTACAACTACCTTTCAGGAGGTGCTCCCTTAGATGGTAAAGGCTGTAATGCGTTACTGTATTTTGTTACTCCTATTAGTAACAATCAGCTAAGAATATCTCGTTAA
- a CDS encoding heme-binding domain-containing protein, producing the protein MKIFKKIIGFLLILLVIAQFFQPQKNEGKIASVEPFIKETKPGDEVHKILKTVCFDCHSNSTRYPWYSSITPVNYWLANHIKEGKEELNFSEWATYSLKRKEHKMEEIWEEVEKGKMPLDSYRWTHANARLTKEEVAQVVNWAKSVQSDYKTQLAD; encoded by the coding sequence ATGAAAATTTTTAAAAAAATTATAGGATTTTTACTAATACTCTTAGTCATCGCACAGTTTTTTCAACCCCAAAAAAACGAGGGTAAAATCGCTTCGGTCGAACCTTTTATAAAAGAAACCAAACCAGGTGACGAGGTACATAAAATATTAAAAACAGTGTGTTTTGATTGTCATAGTAACTCAACTCGTTACCCTTGGTACAGTAGTATTACGCCAGTAAATTATTGGTTGGCAAACCATATAAAAGAAGGAAAAGAAGAGTTGAACTTTTCTGAGTGGGCTACTTATTCTTTGAAAAGAAAAGAGCATAAGATGGAAGAGATTTGGGAGGAAGTAGAAAAAGGAAAAATGCCCTTAGATTCGTACAGATGGACGCACGCCAATGCTCGTTTAACAAAAGAAGAAGTAGCACAAGTAGTTAACTGGGCTAAAAGTGTACAAAGTGATTACAAAACGCAGTTAGCAGACTAA
- a CDS encoding 5-(carboxyamino)imidazole ribonucleotide synthase, with translation MKNYFSSNFKLGVLGGGQLGRMLLAETQKFDIYTAILDGNADAPCAQICNEFHQGDLLDYDTVYNFGKQVDLLTIEIENVNIDALDALEAEGLTIFPKPKNLRIIQNKAHQKVFYHDNSIPTADFSRFTSLEELKHAVSNEAVTFPFVWKSARFGYDGNGVKIVRTISDLESLPTSECISEKLIPFKNELAVIVARNTNGETKTYPVVEMEFHPEANQVEYVICPARIEANVAQKAREIALKVADTFNFVGLLAVEMFQTENDEILVNEVAPRTHNSGHYSIEASYTSQFEQHLRSILNLPLGNTESKVAGIMVNLVGAEGYTGDVIYENIEEILKIDGVTPHIYGKKTTKPFRKMGHVTIVNEDINEARKIAQQVKETIKVTAK, from the coding sequence GTGAAAAACTACTTTTCTTCAAACTTTAAATTGGGTGTGCTAGGAGGCGGTCAATTAGGAAGAATGTTACTTGCCGAAACACAAAAATTCGATATTTATACTGCTATTTTAGACGGAAACGCCGATGCACCATGCGCACAAATATGTAATGAATTTCATCAAGGAGATTTATTAGATTATGATACTGTTTACAATTTTGGTAAACAAGTAGATTTGCTAACCATAGAAATTGAAAACGTAAATATTGATGCCTTAGATGCCCTAGAAGCTGAGGGATTGACTATTTTTCCGAAGCCTAAAAACTTAAGAATTATTCAAAATAAAGCACACCAAAAAGTATTTTATCACGACAACAGCATCCCTACGGCTGACTTTTCGAGATTTACCTCGTTAGAAGAGTTAAAACACGCTGTTAGTAATGAAGCGGTTACCTTTCCTTTTGTATGGAAATCTGCTCGATTCGGATACGATGGTAATGGTGTAAAAATAGTTCGTACAATTAGTGATTTAGAAAGCCTGCCTACTAGCGAATGTATTTCTGAAAAACTAATTCCTTTTAAAAATGAATTGGCAGTTATTGTCGCTAGAAATACCAATGGCGAAACCAAAACCTATCCAGTAGTAGAAATGGAGTTTCACCCAGAAGCCAATCAGGTAGAATACGTAATTTGTCCTGCAAGAATTGAAGCTAACGTAGCACAAAAGGCACGTGAAATTGCTTTAAAAGTTGCCGACACTTTTAATTTCGTTGGCTTATTGGCCGTTGAAATGTTTCAAACAGAAAACGATGAAATACTTGTGAATGAGGTTGCTCCAAGAACTCATAATTCTGGACACTATTCTATTGAGGCCAGTTATACCAGCCAGTTTGAACAGCACCTACGCAGCATTTTAAATCTTCCATTAGGAAATACAGAAAGCAAAGTTGCTGGTATTATGGTAAACCTCGTCGGTGCAGAAGGATATACAGGCGATGTAATATACGAAAACATCGAAGAAATTTTAAAAATTGATGGAGTTACTCCCCATATATACGGAAAAAAAACAACCAAGCCTTTCCGTAAAATGGGACACGTAACGATTGTGAATGAAGACATTAACGAAGCGAGAAAAATCGCACAACAAGTAAAAGAAACGATTAAGGTAACAGCTAAATAA